A genomic segment from Euleptes europaea isolate rEulEur1 chromosome 15, rEulEur1.hap1, whole genome shotgun sequence encodes:
- the LOC130487962 gene encoding transcription factor 15-like has translation MKSGGGAASDLEELESGSSESSSGRSVPSAGAQGKRKRKSPRLSGLSKQRQAANARERDRTHSVNTAFSALRTLIPTEPADRKLSKIETLRLASSYISHLANMLLLQQQSEGSGAEPGPGKQPCLQYQPLLQGGGNAAVPRPICTFCLSNQRKLHREREKHLSL, from the exons ATGAAGTCCGGCGGGGGTGCTGCATCCGACCTGGAGGAGTTGGAGAGTGGCAGCAGCGAGAGCAGCTCCGGGAGATCTGTGCCTTCCGCCGGGGCCCAAGGCAAGCGCAAGCGGAAGAGCCCCCGCCTGAGCGGCCTGAGCAAGCAGAGGCAGGCGGCCAATGCCCGGGAGAGGGACAGGACCCACAGCGTCAACACCGCCTTCAGTGCCCTCCGCACCCTCATCCCCACTGAGCCTGCTGACCGCAAGCTGTCCAAGATTGAGACCTTGCGCCTGGCTTCGAGCTACATCTCCCACCTGGCCAATATGCTGCTCTTACAGCAACAAAGCGAGGGCTCAGGAGCAGAGCCGGGTCCGGGGAAGCAGCCCTGCTTGCAATACCAGCCTCTCCTGCAGGGCGGCGGCAACGCAGCAGTGCCAAGACCAATCTGCACCTTCTGTCTGAGCAACCAGAGGAAACTG cacagagaaagggagaaacacTTGTCTCTTTAA